One window of Medicago truncatula cultivar Jemalong A17 chromosome 2, MtrunA17r5.0-ANR, whole genome shotgun sequence genomic DNA carries:
- the LOC11446029 gene encoding WAT1-related protein At4g30420, whose translation MGNFNMEYYLPIMVMLLIQLIYSGLTLGTRIVLLEGLSPMVFVVYRYAFATIFLAPVAYLSGRNSGSSHSLNLKSFSWIFITSLVGITLDQNLLSWGLYLVSSSVTSAMCNLVPAVTFVIAAFVGMEQVNIRSLRTIAKIIGTIIGVSGAVFIALLKGPKLLNAESITSKSIIGTTLGSDENWLLGCLVLFGSCVAWSVWLILQVPAYASHPNTLSLSAWMCLMATLQSSLVTLFMEADLNAWKITSLLQFGCILYSGVMGSAVALCLQAWCISRRGPLFSAMFTPVSTLIVTVLAVLLLHEEVYIGSLIGAIGVIIGLYIVLWGKAEDVVDVKEKGNQKSIVNATEGIVANEYCEKTYCKTDLEDPLLP comes from the exons ATGGGAAATTTCAACATGGAGTACTACTTACCAATAATGGTTATGTTATTGATACAGTTAATATATTCAGGCTTGACTCTTGGTACAAGAATTGTACTTTTGGAGGGTTTGAGTCCAATGGTATTTGTAGTATATCGCTATGCTTTTGCAACCATTTTTCTTGCTCCTGTTGCTTATTTATCAGG gAGAAATTCTGGCTCCTCCCATTCCTtaaatttaaagagtttttctTGGATATTCATCACTTCACTAGTTGG CATTACCTTGGATCAAAATTTACTATCTTGGGGTTTATATCTAGTCTCTTCTTCAGTTACAAGTGCAATGTGCAATCTAGTTCCAGCAGTGACATTTGTAATAGCAGCTTTCGTAGG aaTGGAGCAAGTGAATATTAGAAGTTTGAGAACTATAGCCAAAATAATAGGAACAATTATAGGTGTAAGTGGAGCAGTGTTCATTGCACTATTGAAGGGTCCAAAGCTGCTAAATGCAGAAAGCATAACTTCAAAATCAATCATTGGCACAACCTTAGGAAGTGATGAGAATTGGTTGCTTGGATGTTTGGTTCTTTTTGGAAGCTGTGTTGCCTGGTCAGTTTGGCTTATTTTGCAG GTTCCAGCATATGCAAGCCATCCAAATACCTTATCTCTTTCAGCCTGGATGTGTTTAATGGCAACATTACAATCATCACTAGTGACACTATTCATGGAGGCAGATCTAAATGCGTGGAAGATTACTTCTCTACTTCAATTTGGTTGCATTTTATATTCA GGAGTTATGGGATCCGCAGTAGCCTTGTGTCTCCAAGCATGGTGCATTTCAAGAAGAGGACCTCTATTCTCTGCTATGTTTACTCCTGTTTCCACATTAATTGTGACTGTATTAGCTGTTTTGTTGCTTCATGAGGAAGTATACATTGGAAG CTTGATAGGTGCAATTGGAGTGATCATTGGCTTGTATATTGTTCTTTGGGGAAAAGCTGAAGATGTAGTTGATGTGAAAGAGAAGGGAAATCAAAAATCTATCGTTAATGCGACAGAGGGAATTGTTGCCAATGAATATTGTGAAAAAACATACTGTAAAACTGATTTGGAAGATCCTCTTTTACCCTGA